In Juglans microcarpa x Juglans regia isolate MS1-56 chromosome 8D, Jm3101_v1.0, whole genome shotgun sequence, the following are encoded in one genomic region:
- the LOC121242714 gene encoding F-box/LRR-repeat protein 15, translated as MKIWCFCLCFTREEEDDREELGEEDKGEAMGDNVFRDKDDPEGRVKNEEEPEQLGFAGNGRGRDEQLRLFEDDDDDDAVAIRDGAAHWEGAARAGSLFSWFRISRGSDGEASSASAAGGVEDRGHDYHHKRFKAHSDSHDYHFPTLVGSNAGNSRSSAERVYHISQGSSIPPENQLFYHSLTMTDGGDENPSESSDGKDDGGDEIGDLKTEDFEVRMDLTDDLLHMVFSFLDHINLCQAARVCRQWRGASAHDDFWRCLNFENRNISIEQFEDMCRRYPNAIEVNISGAPAIHLLVMKAVSSLRNLEVLTLGRGQLGDTFFHALADCYLLTRLNVNDATLGNGIQEILINHDGLRHLQLTKCRVMRVSVRCPQLETMSLKRSNMAQAVLNCPLLTELDIGSCHKLSDAAVRSAVTSCSQLESLDMSNCSCVSDETLREIALTCPNLHFLNASYCPNISLESVRLPMLTVLRLHSCEGITSASMAAIAHSYMLEVLELDNCSLLTSVSLDLPHLKNIRLVHCRKFADLNLRSTTLSTIMVSNCPALHRINITSNSLQKLALQKQESLTTLTLQCQTLQEVDLTDCESLTNSICEVFSDGGGCPMLKSLVLDNCESLTAVRFCSASLFSLSLVGCRAITALELTCPYLEQVCLDGCDHLERASFCPVGLQSLNLGICPKLNVLSIEAPHMVLLELKGCGVLSDASINCPLLTSLDASFCSQLKDDCLSATSASCPLIESLILMSCPSIGSDGLYSLRCLPHLTVLDLSYTFLLNLQPVFDSCLQLKVLKLQACKYLADSSLEPLYKEGALPALQELDLSYGTLCQSAIEELLACCTHLTHVSLNGCVNMHDLNWGYGGGQISELPSIYTSFSTFSPDSIHELIEQANRLLQNLNCVGCPNIRKVFIPPAARCFHLSSLNLSLSANLKEVDLACFNLCFLNLSNCCSLEILKLECPRLTSLFLQSCNIDEVAVEAAISKCSMLETLDVRFCPKVCSMSMGRLRLVCPSLKRIFSSLSPL; from the exons ATGAAGATTTGGTGCTTCTGTCTATGCTTTACCAGGGAAGAAGAGGACGACAGAGAAGAATTAGGAGAGGAAGATAAAGGGGAGGCTATGGGGGACAACGTTTTCCGAGATAAGGACGATCCTGAGGGCAGAGTCAAGAATGAGGAGGAACCCGAGCAACTAGGGTTCGCGGGGAATGGTCGCGGGCGGGATGAGCAGCTGAGGCTGTTCGAAGACGATGACGATGACGATGCCGTTGCAATACGTGATGGGGCTGCGCATTGGGAGGGGGCGGCGCGCGCCGGTTCGCTCTTCTCGTGGTTTCGAATCTCGCGAGGCTCCGACGGAGAGGCTAGCTCGGCTTCGGCGGCTGGTGGTGTCGAGGATCGTGGTCATGATTATCACCATAAGCGCTTCAAAGCTCACTCTGATTCTCA TGACTATCATTTCCCAACTTTAGTGGGTTCAAATGCCGGAAACTCTAGGTCATCTGCAGAGAGAGTTTACCATATTAGTCAGGGATCTTCAATTCCACCTGAGAATCAGTTATTTTATCATTCACTGACCATGACTGATGGTGGTGATGAGAATCCCTCTGAATCTAGTGATGGGAAAGATGATGGAGGAGATGAGATTGGAGATCTAAAGACAGAAGATTTTGAAGTTCGGATGGATCTTACAGATGATTTACTCCATATG GTTTTCTCTTTCTTGGACCACATCAATCTTTGTCAAGCAGCCAGAGTGTGTAGGCAGTGGCGAGGAGCTAGTGCACATGATGATTTCTGGagatgtttgaattttgagaaccGGAACATATCTATAGAACAAT TCGAGGATATGTGTCGGAGGTATCCAAATGCTATAGAAGTGAATATTTCTGGTGCTCCTGCTATTCACCTGCTTGTCATGAAAGCAGTCTCTTCATTAAG AAATCTGGAGGTTTTGACATTGGGGAGAGGGCAGCTAGGGGATACCTTTTTCCATGCTTTAGCGGATTGTTATTTGTTGACGAGATTGAATGTAAATGATGCTACTCTTGGTAATGGTATTCAAGAAATACTTATAAACCACGATGGCTTGCGTCATCTTCAACTAACTAAGTGCCGGGTGATGCGTGTATCTGTCAG GTGCCCACAACTTGAAACTATGTCTTTGAAGCGCAGTAACATGGCTCAGGCTGTGCTGAATTGCCCACTTCTCACTGAGCTCGATATAGGCTCTTGCCACAAGCTTTCTGATGCTGCTGTTCGTTCAGCAGTGACTTCATGCTCTCAGTTAGAGTCTCTAGACATGTCAAATTGTTCATGCGTGAGTGACGAAACTCTACGTGAGATAGCCCTCACTTGTCCTAATCTCCATTTTCTTAATGCTTCGTACTGCCCAAACATATCACTTGAG TCTGTTAGACTGCCGATGTTGACAGTTCTTAGGCTCCACAGCTGTGAGGGTATCACTTCTGCTTCGATGGCTGCAATAGCTCATAGTTATATGTTGGAG GTTTTGGAACTTGACAATTGCAGTCTACTGACTTCTGTATCCTTGGATCTTCCACACTTAAAGAATATTAGATTAGTACATTGTCGCAA ATTTGCGGATTTGAATTTGCGTAGCACCACACTATCAACTATAATGGTTTCTAATTGCCCTGCACTTCACCGTATTAACATCACTTCAAACTCACTTCAG AAATTAGCATTGCAGAAGCAGGAGAGCTTAACCACATTGACATTGCAATGCCAAACTTTGCAAGAAGTGGACCTCACAGATTGTGAATCTCTAACAAATTCTATTTGTGAAGTTTTTAGCGATGGTGGTGGATGCCCTATGCTAAAGTCGTTGGTTCTCGATAACTGTGAG AGCTTGACAGCGGTGCGATTCTGCAGTGCTTCTTTATTTAGTCTTTCCCTTGTCGGTTGCCGGGCTATCACTGCTCTTGAACTCACATGCCCCTATCTGGAGCAAGTTTGCTTAGATGGTTGTGATCATCTTGAAAGAGCATCGTTTTGTCCT GTTGGCCTACAGTCCTTGAATCTGGGAATATGTCCTAAACTGAATGTTCTCAGTATTGAAGCACCACATATGGTGTTGCTTGAATTGAAAGGATGTGGTGTGCTATCTGATGCATCTATTAACTGTCCACTTTTGACATCTCTGGATGCTTCCTTCTGTAG CCAACTCAAGGACGACTGCTTGTCTGCAACGTCTGCTTCATGCCCGCTGATTGAGTCATTGATATTGATGTCATGCCCATCAATTGGTTCTGATGGACTTTATTCCCTACGCTGCCTTCCACATTTGACTGTGCTGGATTTATCATACACTTTTTTACTGAATTTGCAGCCTGTTTTTGACTCTTGTTTGCAACTAAAG GTTTTAAAGTTACAAGCATGCAAGTATCTTGCTGACTCATCTCTTGAGCCCCTTTACAAGGAAGGTGCCCTACCAGCTCTCCAGGAATTGGACTTGTCTTATGGGACCCTCTGTCAGTCTGCTATAGAAGAACTTCTTGCTTGCTGCACGCACCTCACACATGTGAGCTTGAATGGCTGTGTTAATATGCATGACCTAAATTGGGGTTATGGTGGTGGTCAGATTTCTGAGCTGCCTAGCATATATACCTCATTTTCCACATTTTCGCCTGACAGTATCCATGAGCTAATTGAGCAGGCCAACCGTCTACTACAGAACCTAAACTGTGTAGGTTGTCCGAATATTAGGAAAGTTTTCATTCCACCAGCAGCACGTTGCTTCCATTTGTCATCGCTCAATCTTTCTCTATCAGCAAATTTGAAGGAAGTTGATCTTGCCTGTTTCAATTTGTGCTTTCTTAATTTGAG TAATTGTTGCTCTTTGGAAATATTGAAGCTAGAGTGTCCGagattgactagtctttttctTCAG TCTTGCAACATTGATGAAGTAGCCGTTGAAGCTGCCATATCAAAGTGTAGCATGCTGGAGACCCTGGATGTCCGCTTTTGTCCGAAG